From one Brachypodium distachyon strain Bd21 chromosome 4, Brachypodium_distachyon_v3.0, whole genome shotgun sequence genomic stretch:
- the LOC100833308 gene encoding protein HAPLESS 2-A isoform X5, with protein sequence MTFHVFGIETSYSLGFSIRVQVKKGSSVTEIIVGPENKTVVSKDNFLRVNLIGDFVGYKSVPTFENFYLVTPRKGDGGGQPQVLGDEFSRWMLLERVRFTLDGLECNKIGVGYEAYRNQPSFCSNPFWSCLYNQLWNFWESDNNRINRKQQPQYVVQGRFERINQHPHAGVHTFSVGITESVNTNLLIELSADDIDYVYQRSPGKIISINVPTFEALSQVGTAQVTVRNIGKLEASYSLTFDCLSGITYVEEQYFILKPDEVLIRSFYLHSSTDQASKYRCAAILKASDFSELDRAECQFSTAATVLDNGTQIGPTNQHAKGGIRGFFEAIKALFRNTWDTVIDFFTGRSCSTRCSSFFDLSCHIQYICIGWLVMFGLLLAILPAVAVLLWLLHQNGLFDPLYDCWEDVFGPETRGGPHAKHTKRGQGGHHAAHSHHHHHHDRHQHEHKKKGRSGEGLGGHHHHHALHRHGDPAGEGDERHHRRRAAALGVQHRDGHKHHHHRHGKAVQREKDGGDAEHKEHRGHHEVHGGRDRHRERHHSRAV encoded by the exons ATGAC GTTTCATGTTTTTGGAATTGAGACAAGTTACTCACTTGGGTTCAGCATCAGAGTACAAGTAAAGAAAGGCTCTTCTGTAACG GAAATTATTGTTGGTCCAGAGAATAAAACAGTTGTTTCCAAAGACAACTTTTTGAGAGTGAATCTCATCGGTGACTTTGTTGGTTATAAAAGTGTCCCAACATTTGAAAACTTCTATCTTGTGACTCCACGGAAG GGTGATGGTGGCGGTCAACCGCAAGTTCTTGGTGACGAGTTCTCCAGGTGGATGCTATTGGAGAGAGTCCGGTTTACATTAGATGGTCTTGAGTGCAACAAGATTGGTGTTGGGTATGAGGCTTACAGAAACCAGCCTAGCTTTTGTTCAAATCCATTTTGGAGCTGCTTGTACAATCAGCTTTGGAACTTTTGGGAG TCTGACAACAACCGGATAAACAGAAAGCAGCAACCCCAGTATGTTGTGCAAGGAAGGTTTGAAAGGATCAACCAACATCCG CATGCAGGAGTTCACACCTTTTCTGTTGGGATCACAGAAAGTGTTAATACCAATTTGCTGATAGAGCTGAGTGCTGATGATATAGATTATGTCTATCAAAG GAGTCCAGGGAAGATAATTAGCATTAATGTCCCTACATTTGAAGCCTTAAGTCAAGTTGGTACTGCCCAGGTCACAGTTAGGAACATTGGCAAACTGGAAGCTTCATATAGCTTGACG TTTGACTGCTTAAGTGGCATCACTTATGTGGAG GAGCAGTACTTTATCCTGAAACCTGATGAAGTGCTTATTCGGTCATTTTATTTGCACTCTTCAACAGATCAAGCCTCAAAATATCGATGTGCAG CTATTCTGAAAGCATCAGATTTCAGTGAACTTGACAGAGCAGAATGCCAATTCTCAACTGCAGCTACAGTTCTTGACAACGGAACACAG ATCGGTCCAACCAATCAGCATGCGAAGGGTGGCATCAGGGGTTTCTTTGAAGCCATCAAAGCCTTGTTCCGCAACACTTGGGACACTGTGATCGATTTCTTCACTGGCCGGTCATGCAG CACAAGATGCTCGAGCTTTTTCGACTTGAGCTGCCACATCCAGTACATATGCATCGGCTGGCTCGTCATGTTTGGCCTGCTGCTCGCCATACTACCCGCAG TTGCGGTGCTCCTGTGGCTTCTCCACCAGAATGGTCTCTTCGACCCGCTGTACGACTGCTGGGAGGACGTGTTCGGGCCGGAAACCCGCGGCGGCCCGCACGCGAAGCACACCAAGAGAGGCCAGGGAGGACACCACGCGGCACActcccaccaccaccaccaccacgacaggCACCAGCACgagcacaagaagaagggcagGAGCGGCGAGGGGCTCGGCggccaccatcaccaccacgCCCTCCACAGGCACGGCGACCCGGCgggcgagggcgacgagcgccaccaccggcgaagagcggcggcgctcggcgtGCAGCACAGGGACGGGCAcaagcaccaccaccaccggcacGGCAAGGCGGTCCAGAGGGAgaaggacggcggcgatgCGGAGCACAAGGAGCACCGCGGGCATCACGAGGTGCACGGCGGGCGCGACCGCCACCGCGAGCGCCACCACTCCCGGGCGGTGTAA
- the LOC100833308 gene encoding protein HAPLESS 2-B isoform X1 yields the protein MAPPFAARLAHPASLLLLLLAALFAPAGGVEILSKSRVERCARDSGAGGHLACDRKIILNVAVPTGSTGGEASMVAQVVEVEENDTQAMQTIRDPPVITINKSATYAVYALNYIRDVAYRPEEQFVRTRKCESDAGAEVVRECERLRDQNGHVIEHTEPVCCPCGSQHRVPSSCGTFFDKMVKGKANTAHCVRFPGDWFHVFGIETSYSLGFSIRVQVKKGSSVTEIIVGPENKTVVSKDNFLRVNLIGDFVGYKSVPTFENFYLVTPRKGDGGGQPQVLGDEFSRWMLLERVRFTLDGLECNKIGVGYEAYRNQPSFCSNPFWSCLYNQLWNFWESDNNRINRKQQPQYVVQGRFERINQHPHAGVHTFSVGITESVNTNLLIELSADDIDYVYQRSPGKIISINVPTFEALSQVGTAQVTVRNIGKLEASYSLTFDCLSGITYVEEQYFILKPDEVLIRSFYLHSSTDQASKYRCAAILKASDFSELDRAECQFSTAATVLDNGTQIGPTNQHAKGGIRGFFEAIKALFRNTWDTVIDFFTGRSCSTRCSSFFDLSCHIQYICIGWLVMFGLLLAILPAVAVLLWLLHQNGLFDPLYDCWEDVFGPETRGGPHAKHTKRGQGGHHAAHSHHHHHHDRHQHEHKKKGRSGEGLGGHHHHHALHRHGDPAGEGDERHHRRRAAALGVQHRDGHKHHHHRHGKAVQREKDGGDAEHKEHRGHHEVHGGRDRHRERHHSRAV from the exons ATGGCTCCTCCTTTTGCTGCTCGGCTCGCTCACCCcgcctctctcctcctcctcctcctcgccgccctctTCGCGCCCGCGGGGGGCGTGGAGATCCTCTCCAAGTCCCGCGTCGAGCGCTGCGCCCGGGACTCTGGTGCTGgcggccacctcgcttgcgaCCGCAAGATCATCCTCAACGTGGCCGTCCCCACCGGCTCC ACTGGCGGCGAGGCATCGATGGTAGCgcaggtggtggaggtggaggagaacGACACGCAGGCGATGCAGACGATACGGGATCCCCCCGTCATCACCATCAACAAGTCCGCCACCTACGCCGTCTACGCCCTCAACTACATCAGG GATGTTGCTTACAGACCAGAGGAACAGTTTGTCAGGACCCGTAAATGCGAGTCAGATGCCGGTGCTGAAGTTGTTAGAGAGTGTGAAAG GTTACGGGATCAGAATGGTCACGTAATTGAGCATACCGAG CCGGTCTGCTGTCCATGTGGGTCCCAACACCGtgttccttcttcttgtgGAACATTTT TTGATAAAATGGTTAAAGGCAAAGCTAATACGGCTCACTGTGTACGTTTTCCAGGTGATTG GTTTCATGTTTTTGGAATTGAGACAAGTTACTCACTTGGGTTCAGCATCAGAGTACAAGTAAAGAAAGGCTCTTCTGTAACG GAAATTATTGTTGGTCCAGAGAATAAAACAGTTGTTTCCAAAGACAACTTTTTGAGAGTGAATCTCATCGGTGACTTTGTTGGTTATAAAAGTGTCCCAACATTTGAAAACTTCTATCTTGTGACTCCACGGAAG GGTGATGGTGGCGGTCAACCGCAAGTTCTTGGTGACGAGTTCTCCAGGTGGATGCTATTGGAGAGAGTCCGGTTTACATTAGATGGTCTTGAGTGCAACAAGATTGGTGTTGGGTATGAGGCTTACAGAAACCAGCCTAGCTTTTGTTCAAATCCATTTTGGAGCTGCTTGTACAATCAGCTTTGGAACTTTTGGGAG TCTGACAACAACCGGATAAACAGAAAGCAGCAACCCCAGTATGTTGTGCAAGGAAGGTTTGAAAGGATCAACCAACATCCG CATGCAGGAGTTCACACCTTTTCTGTTGGGATCACAGAAAGTGTTAATACCAATTTGCTGATAGAGCTGAGTGCTGATGATATAGATTATGTCTATCAAAG GAGTCCAGGGAAGATAATTAGCATTAATGTCCCTACATTTGAAGCCTTAAGTCAAGTTGGTACTGCCCAGGTCACAGTTAGGAACATTGGCAAACTGGAAGCTTCATATAGCTTGACG TTTGACTGCTTAAGTGGCATCACTTATGTGGAG GAGCAGTACTTTATCCTGAAACCTGATGAAGTGCTTATTCGGTCATTTTATTTGCACTCTTCAACAGATCAAGCCTCAAAATATCGATGTGCAG CTATTCTGAAAGCATCAGATTTCAGTGAACTTGACAGAGCAGAATGCCAATTCTCAACTGCAGCTACAGTTCTTGACAACGGAACACAG ATCGGTCCAACCAATCAGCATGCGAAGGGTGGCATCAGGGGTTTCTTTGAAGCCATCAAAGCCTTGTTCCGCAACACTTGGGACACTGTGATCGATTTCTTCACTGGCCGGTCATGCAG CACAAGATGCTCGAGCTTTTTCGACTTGAGCTGCCACATCCAGTACATATGCATCGGCTGGCTCGTCATGTTTGGCCTGCTGCTCGCCATACTACCCGCAG TTGCGGTGCTCCTGTGGCTTCTCCACCAGAATGGTCTCTTCGACCCGCTGTACGACTGCTGGGAGGACGTGTTCGGGCCGGAAACCCGCGGCGGCCCGCACGCGAAGCACACCAAGAGAGGCCAGGGAGGACACCACGCGGCACActcccaccaccaccaccaccacgacaggCACCAGCACgagcacaagaagaagggcagGAGCGGCGAGGGGCTCGGCggccaccatcaccaccacgCCCTCCACAGGCACGGCGACCCGGCgggcgagggcgacgagcgccaccaccggcgaagagcggcggcgctcggcgtGCAGCACAGGGACGGGCAcaagcaccaccaccaccggcacGGCAAGGCGGTCCAGAGGGAgaaggacggcggcgatgCGGAGCACAAGGAGCACCGCGGGCATCACGAGGTGCACGGCGGGCGCGACCGCCACCGCGAGCGCCACCACTCCCGGGCGGTGTAA
- the LOC100833308 gene encoding protein HAPLESS 2-A isoform X4 yields MVKGKANTAHCVRFPGDWFHVFGIETSYSLGFSIRVQVKKGSSVTEIIVGPENKTVVSKDNFLRVNLIGDFVGYKSVPTFENFYLVTPRKGDGGGQPQVLGDEFSRWMLLERVRFTLDGLECNKIGVGYEAYRNQPSFCSNPFWSCLYNQLWNFWESDNNRINRKQQPQYVVQGRFERINQHPHAGVHTFSVGITESVNTNLLIELSADDIDYVYQRSPGKIISINVPTFEALSQVGTAQVTVRNIGKLEASYSLTFDCLSGITYVEEQYFILKPDEVLIRSFYLHSSTDQASKYRCAAILKASDFSELDRAECQFSTAATVLDNGTQIGPTNQHAKGGIRGFFEAIKALFRNTWDTVIDFFTGRSCSTRCSSFFDLSCHIQYICIGWLVMFGLLLAILPAVAVLLWLLHQNGLFDPLYDCWEDVFGPETRGGPHAKHTKRGQGGHHAAHSHHHHHHDRHQHEHKKKGRSGEGLGGHHHHHALHRHGDPAGEGDERHHRRRAAALGVQHRDGHKHHHHRHGKAVQREKDGGDAEHKEHRGHHEVHGGRDRHRERHHSRAV; encoded by the exons ATGGTTAAAGGCAAAGCTAATACGGCTCACTGTGTACGTTTTCCAGGTGATTG GTTTCATGTTTTTGGAATTGAGACAAGTTACTCACTTGGGTTCAGCATCAGAGTACAAGTAAAGAAAGGCTCTTCTGTAACG GAAATTATTGTTGGTCCAGAGAATAAAACAGTTGTTTCCAAAGACAACTTTTTGAGAGTGAATCTCATCGGTGACTTTGTTGGTTATAAAAGTGTCCCAACATTTGAAAACTTCTATCTTGTGACTCCACGGAAG GGTGATGGTGGCGGTCAACCGCAAGTTCTTGGTGACGAGTTCTCCAGGTGGATGCTATTGGAGAGAGTCCGGTTTACATTAGATGGTCTTGAGTGCAACAAGATTGGTGTTGGGTATGAGGCTTACAGAAACCAGCCTAGCTTTTGTTCAAATCCATTTTGGAGCTGCTTGTACAATCAGCTTTGGAACTTTTGGGAG TCTGACAACAACCGGATAAACAGAAAGCAGCAACCCCAGTATGTTGTGCAAGGAAGGTTTGAAAGGATCAACCAACATCCG CATGCAGGAGTTCACACCTTTTCTGTTGGGATCACAGAAAGTGTTAATACCAATTTGCTGATAGAGCTGAGTGCTGATGATATAGATTATGTCTATCAAAG GAGTCCAGGGAAGATAATTAGCATTAATGTCCCTACATTTGAAGCCTTAAGTCAAGTTGGTACTGCCCAGGTCACAGTTAGGAACATTGGCAAACTGGAAGCTTCATATAGCTTGACG TTTGACTGCTTAAGTGGCATCACTTATGTGGAG GAGCAGTACTTTATCCTGAAACCTGATGAAGTGCTTATTCGGTCATTTTATTTGCACTCTTCAACAGATCAAGCCTCAAAATATCGATGTGCAG CTATTCTGAAAGCATCAGATTTCAGTGAACTTGACAGAGCAGAATGCCAATTCTCAACTGCAGCTACAGTTCTTGACAACGGAACACAG ATCGGTCCAACCAATCAGCATGCGAAGGGTGGCATCAGGGGTTTCTTTGAAGCCATCAAAGCCTTGTTCCGCAACACTTGGGACACTGTGATCGATTTCTTCACTGGCCGGTCATGCAG CACAAGATGCTCGAGCTTTTTCGACTTGAGCTGCCACATCCAGTACATATGCATCGGCTGGCTCGTCATGTTTGGCCTGCTGCTCGCCATACTACCCGCAG TTGCGGTGCTCCTGTGGCTTCTCCACCAGAATGGTCTCTTCGACCCGCTGTACGACTGCTGGGAGGACGTGTTCGGGCCGGAAACCCGCGGCGGCCCGCACGCGAAGCACACCAAGAGAGGCCAGGGAGGACACCACGCGGCACActcccaccaccaccaccaccacgacaggCACCAGCACgagcacaagaagaagggcagGAGCGGCGAGGGGCTCGGCggccaccatcaccaccacgCCCTCCACAGGCACGGCGACCCGGCgggcgagggcgacgagcgccaccaccggcgaagagcggcggcgctcggcgtGCAGCACAGGGACGGGCAcaagcaccaccaccaccggcacGGCAAGGCGGTCCAGAGGGAgaaggacggcggcgatgCGGAGCACAAGGAGCACCGCGGGCATCACGAGGTGCACGGCGGGCGCGACCGCCACCGCGAGCGCCACCACTCCCGGGCGGTGTAA
- the LOC100833308 gene encoding protein HAPLESS 2-B isoform X2, producing the protein MAPPFAARLAHPASLLLLLLAALFAPAGGVEILSKSRVERCARDSGAGGHLACDRKIILNVAVPTGSTGGEASMVAQVVEVEENDTQAMQTIRDPPVITINKSATYAVYALNYIRDVAYRPEEQFVRTRKCESDAGAEVVRECERLRDQNGHVIEHTEPVCCPCGSQHRVPSSCGTFCDWFHVFGIETSYSLGFSIRVQVKKGSSVTEIIVGPENKTVVSKDNFLRVNLIGDFVGYKSVPTFENFYLVTPRKGDGGGQPQVLGDEFSRWMLLERVRFTLDGLECNKIGVGYEAYRNQPSFCSNPFWSCLYNQLWNFWESDNNRINRKQQPQYVVQGRFERINQHPHAGVHTFSVGITESVNTNLLIELSADDIDYVYQRSPGKIISINVPTFEALSQVGTAQVTVRNIGKLEASYSLTFDCLSGITYVEEQYFILKPDEVLIRSFYLHSSTDQASKYRCAAILKASDFSELDRAECQFSTAATVLDNGTQIGPTNQHAKGGIRGFFEAIKALFRNTWDTVIDFFTGRSCSTRCSSFFDLSCHIQYICIGWLVMFGLLLAILPAVAVLLWLLHQNGLFDPLYDCWEDVFGPETRGGPHAKHTKRGQGGHHAAHSHHHHHHDRHQHEHKKKGRSGEGLGGHHHHHALHRHGDPAGEGDERHHRRRAAALGVQHRDGHKHHHHRHGKAVQREKDGGDAEHKEHRGHHEVHGGRDRHRERHHSRAV; encoded by the exons ATGGCTCCTCCTTTTGCTGCTCGGCTCGCTCACCCcgcctctctcctcctcctcctcctcgccgccctctTCGCGCCCGCGGGGGGCGTGGAGATCCTCTCCAAGTCCCGCGTCGAGCGCTGCGCCCGGGACTCTGGTGCTGgcggccacctcgcttgcgaCCGCAAGATCATCCTCAACGTGGCCGTCCCCACCGGCTCC ACTGGCGGCGAGGCATCGATGGTAGCgcaggtggtggaggtggaggagaacGACACGCAGGCGATGCAGACGATACGGGATCCCCCCGTCATCACCATCAACAAGTCCGCCACCTACGCCGTCTACGCCCTCAACTACATCAGG GATGTTGCTTACAGACCAGAGGAACAGTTTGTCAGGACCCGTAAATGCGAGTCAGATGCCGGTGCTGAAGTTGTTAGAGAGTGTGAAAG GTTACGGGATCAGAATGGTCACGTAATTGAGCATACCGAG CCGGTCTGCTGTCCATGTGGGTCCCAACACCGtgttccttcttcttgtgGAACATTTT GTGATTG GTTTCATGTTTTTGGAATTGAGACAAGTTACTCACTTGGGTTCAGCATCAGAGTACAAGTAAAGAAAGGCTCTTCTGTAACG GAAATTATTGTTGGTCCAGAGAATAAAACAGTTGTTTCCAAAGACAACTTTTTGAGAGTGAATCTCATCGGTGACTTTGTTGGTTATAAAAGTGTCCCAACATTTGAAAACTTCTATCTTGTGACTCCACGGAAG GGTGATGGTGGCGGTCAACCGCAAGTTCTTGGTGACGAGTTCTCCAGGTGGATGCTATTGGAGAGAGTCCGGTTTACATTAGATGGTCTTGAGTGCAACAAGATTGGTGTTGGGTATGAGGCTTACAGAAACCAGCCTAGCTTTTGTTCAAATCCATTTTGGAGCTGCTTGTACAATCAGCTTTGGAACTTTTGGGAG TCTGACAACAACCGGATAAACAGAAAGCAGCAACCCCAGTATGTTGTGCAAGGAAGGTTTGAAAGGATCAACCAACATCCG CATGCAGGAGTTCACACCTTTTCTGTTGGGATCACAGAAAGTGTTAATACCAATTTGCTGATAGAGCTGAGTGCTGATGATATAGATTATGTCTATCAAAG GAGTCCAGGGAAGATAATTAGCATTAATGTCCCTACATTTGAAGCCTTAAGTCAAGTTGGTACTGCCCAGGTCACAGTTAGGAACATTGGCAAACTGGAAGCTTCATATAGCTTGACG TTTGACTGCTTAAGTGGCATCACTTATGTGGAG GAGCAGTACTTTATCCTGAAACCTGATGAAGTGCTTATTCGGTCATTTTATTTGCACTCTTCAACAGATCAAGCCTCAAAATATCGATGTGCAG CTATTCTGAAAGCATCAGATTTCAGTGAACTTGACAGAGCAGAATGCCAATTCTCAACTGCAGCTACAGTTCTTGACAACGGAACACAG ATCGGTCCAACCAATCAGCATGCGAAGGGTGGCATCAGGGGTTTCTTTGAAGCCATCAAAGCCTTGTTCCGCAACACTTGGGACACTGTGATCGATTTCTTCACTGGCCGGTCATGCAG CACAAGATGCTCGAGCTTTTTCGACTTGAGCTGCCACATCCAGTACATATGCATCGGCTGGCTCGTCATGTTTGGCCTGCTGCTCGCCATACTACCCGCAG TTGCGGTGCTCCTGTGGCTTCTCCACCAGAATGGTCTCTTCGACCCGCTGTACGACTGCTGGGAGGACGTGTTCGGGCCGGAAACCCGCGGCGGCCCGCACGCGAAGCACACCAAGAGAGGCCAGGGAGGACACCACGCGGCACActcccaccaccaccaccaccacgacaggCACCAGCACgagcacaagaagaagggcagGAGCGGCGAGGGGCTCGGCggccaccatcaccaccacgCCCTCCACAGGCACGGCGACCCGGCgggcgagggcgacgagcgccaccaccggcgaagagcggcggcgctcggcgtGCAGCACAGGGACGGGCAcaagcaccaccaccaccggcacGGCAAGGCGGTCCAGAGGGAgaaggacggcggcgatgCGGAGCACAAGGAGCACCGCGGGCATCACGAGGTGCACGGCGGGCGCGACCGCCACCGCGAGCGCCACCACTCCCGGGCGGTGTAA
- the LOC100833308 gene encoding protein HAPLESS 2-B isoform X3 gives MAPPFAARLAHPASLLLLLLAALFAPAGGVEILSKSRVERCARDSGAGGHLACDRKIILNVAVPTGSTGGEASMVAQVVEVEENDTQAMQTIRDPPVITINKSATYAVYALNYIRDVAYRPEEQFVRTRKCESDAGAEVVRECESRSAVHVGPNTVFLLLVEHFLIKWLKAKLIRLTVFHVFGIETSYSLGFSIRVQVKKGSSVTEIIVGPENKTVVSKDNFLRVNLIGDFVGYKSVPTFENFYLVTPRKGDGGGQPQVLGDEFSRWMLLERVRFTLDGLECNKIGVGYEAYRNQPSFCSNPFWSCLYNQLWNFWESDNNRINRKQQPQYVVQGRFERINQHPHAGVHTFSVGITESVNTNLLIELSADDIDYVYQRSPGKIISINVPTFEALSQVGTAQVTVRNIGKLEASYSLTFDCLSGITYVEEQYFILKPDEVLIRSFYLHSSTDQASKYRCAAILKASDFSELDRAECQFSTAATVLDNGTQIGPTNQHAKGGIRGFFEAIKALFRNTWDTVIDFFTGRSCSTRCSSFFDLSCHIQYICIGWLVMFGLLLAILPAVAVLLWLLHQNGLFDPLYDCWEDVFGPETRGGPHAKHTKRGQGGHHAAHSHHHHHHDRHQHEHKKKGRSGEGLGGHHHHHALHRHGDPAGEGDERHHRRRAAALGVQHRDGHKHHHHRHGKAVQREKDGGDAEHKEHRGHHEVHGGRDRHRERHHSRAV, from the exons ATGGCTCCTCCTTTTGCTGCTCGGCTCGCTCACCCcgcctctctcctcctcctcctcctcgccgccctctTCGCGCCCGCGGGGGGCGTGGAGATCCTCTCCAAGTCCCGCGTCGAGCGCTGCGCCCGGGACTCTGGTGCTGgcggccacctcgcttgcgaCCGCAAGATCATCCTCAACGTGGCCGTCCCCACCGGCTCC ACTGGCGGCGAGGCATCGATGGTAGCgcaggtggtggaggtggaggagaacGACACGCAGGCGATGCAGACGATACGGGATCCCCCCGTCATCACCATCAACAAGTCCGCCACCTACGCCGTCTACGCCCTCAACTACATCAGG GATGTTGCTTACAGACCAGAGGAACAGTTTGTCAGGACCCGTAAATGCGAGTCAGATGCCGGTGCTGAAGTTGTTAGAGAGTGTGAAAG CCGGTCTGCTGTCCATGTGGGTCCCAACACCGtgttccttcttcttgtgGAACATTTT TTGATAAAATGGTTAAAGGCAAAGCTAATACGGCTCACTGT GTTTCATGTTTTTGGAATTGAGACAAGTTACTCACTTGGGTTCAGCATCAGAGTACAAGTAAAGAAAGGCTCTTCTGTAACG GAAATTATTGTTGGTCCAGAGAATAAAACAGTTGTTTCCAAAGACAACTTTTTGAGAGTGAATCTCATCGGTGACTTTGTTGGTTATAAAAGTGTCCCAACATTTGAAAACTTCTATCTTGTGACTCCACGGAAG GGTGATGGTGGCGGTCAACCGCAAGTTCTTGGTGACGAGTTCTCCAGGTGGATGCTATTGGAGAGAGTCCGGTTTACATTAGATGGTCTTGAGTGCAACAAGATTGGTGTTGGGTATGAGGCTTACAGAAACCAGCCTAGCTTTTGTTCAAATCCATTTTGGAGCTGCTTGTACAATCAGCTTTGGAACTTTTGGGAG TCTGACAACAACCGGATAAACAGAAAGCAGCAACCCCAGTATGTTGTGCAAGGAAGGTTTGAAAGGATCAACCAACATCCG CATGCAGGAGTTCACACCTTTTCTGTTGGGATCACAGAAAGTGTTAATACCAATTTGCTGATAGAGCTGAGTGCTGATGATATAGATTATGTCTATCAAAG GAGTCCAGGGAAGATAATTAGCATTAATGTCCCTACATTTGAAGCCTTAAGTCAAGTTGGTACTGCCCAGGTCACAGTTAGGAACATTGGCAAACTGGAAGCTTCATATAGCTTGACG TTTGACTGCTTAAGTGGCATCACTTATGTGGAG GAGCAGTACTTTATCCTGAAACCTGATGAAGTGCTTATTCGGTCATTTTATTTGCACTCTTCAACAGATCAAGCCTCAAAATATCGATGTGCAG CTATTCTGAAAGCATCAGATTTCAGTGAACTTGACAGAGCAGAATGCCAATTCTCAACTGCAGCTACAGTTCTTGACAACGGAACACAG ATCGGTCCAACCAATCAGCATGCGAAGGGTGGCATCAGGGGTTTCTTTGAAGCCATCAAAGCCTTGTTCCGCAACACTTGGGACACTGTGATCGATTTCTTCACTGGCCGGTCATGCAG CACAAGATGCTCGAGCTTTTTCGACTTGAGCTGCCACATCCAGTACATATGCATCGGCTGGCTCGTCATGTTTGGCCTGCTGCTCGCCATACTACCCGCAG TTGCGGTGCTCCTGTGGCTTCTCCACCAGAATGGTCTCTTCGACCCGCTGTACGACTGCTGGGAGGACGTGTTCGGGCCGGAAACCCGCGGCGGCCCGCACGCGAAGCACACCAAGAGAGGCCAGGGAGGACACCACGCGGCACActcccaccaccaccaccaccacgacaggCACCAGCACgagcacaagaagaagggcagGAGCGGCGAGGGGCTCGGCggccaccatcaccaccacgCCCTCCACAGGCACGGCGACCCGGCgggcgagggcgacgagcgccaccaccggcgaagagcggcggcgctcggcgtGCAGCACAGGGACGGGCAcaagcaccaccaccaccggcacGGCAAGGCGGTCCAGAGGGAgaaggacggcggcgatgCGGAGCACAAGGAGCACCGCGGGCATCACGAGGTGCACGGCGGGCGCGACCGCCACCGCGAGCGCCACCACTCCCGGGCGGTGTAA